Proteins co-encoded in one Arachis hypogaea cultivar Tifrunner chromosome 11, arahy.Tifrunner.gnm2.J5K5, whole genome shotgun sequence genomic window:
- the LOC112721888 gene encoding uncharacterized protein has protein sequence MAHEFRAFTSVHLTLMEDLLEGNQTDSAMLRLLAKLKTGELGPDYAMKEGLLMYQGQVWVPDFKGLRELLLQEFHSSLRGGHVGILKTYKALGESFFLAWNASPSSQSAEFTGILVVVDRFIKVGHFSALKPGFTAKDVAQSDGQTEVVNRTLEQYLRVFTHTYPKQWTSYLSWAEFCYNGSYHCTINMTLHEALFGFPMNVLPGYSSGTTSVIEVDEMLKVREVLNKELTYFIQRAQNKMKKQADSHRRDMEFNPGDCVLLKIKSYRQRSLSLEPHNKLRKRYYGPYKVIQKVGKVAYRLELPESCALHPVFHVSVLKPFHGPPPVSVPSAAEFSSSLQPCPAAIIVSRVVSTPTGSRIELLIDWEGVPRHETTWVDMVELSREFPDVDLENKVIVEMGIIDATPNPNQQGPAEEEPIEDEKEESHGPEMLGPRRKKCPTWHQDYVM, from the exons ATGGCTCATGAATTCAGGGCTTTCACCTCAGTCCATCTCACACTGATGGAGGATTTATTGGAAGGGAATCAAACTGATTCAGCCATGCTGCGCCTCCTTGCTAAGTTGAAAACAGGGGAATTAGGACCAGATTATGCGATGAAGGAGGGTCTTTTGATGTATCAAGGGCAGGTTTGGGTTCCCGATTTCAAAGGGTTGAGGGAATTATTGTTGCAAGAGTTTCACTCGTCACTTAGGGGCGGTCACGTGGGAATTCTCAAGACTTATAAGGCCCTTGGGGAGTCATTTTTTTTGGCCTGGAATGCGAGCCCAAGTTCACAG TCAGCTGAGTTTACAGGGATCTTAGTGGTGGTGGACCGTTTCATCAAAGTGGGTCATTTCAGTGCTTTGAAACCTGGGTTTACAGCCAAGGATGTGGCACAG AGTGATGGACAAACAGAGGTGGTTAATCGAACACTTGAGCAGTACCTACGCGTGTTCACACACACCTATCCAAAACAGTGGACCTCTTATTTATCATGGGCAGAGTTCTGTTACAATGGCTCCTACCATTGTACTATTAACATGACTCTGCATGAAGCTTTATTTGGATTTCCCATGAATGTACTCCCTGGGTACTCCTCAGGTACTACGAGTGTTATAGAGGTGGATGAGATGTTAAAGGTGAGGGAAGTTCTAAATAAGGAACTGACTTACTTTATTCAAAGGGCTCAAAATAAAATGAAGAAGCAAGCTGATTCACATAGAAGGGACATGGAATTTAACCCTGGGGATTGTGTTTTACTCAAGATTAAATCTTATAGGCAACGCTCCCTATCCTTGGAGCCACATAATAAACTACGGAAGAGATATTATGGTCCCTACAAAGTCATTCAGAAGGTAGGGAAGGTAGCTTACCGGTTGGAGTTGCCGGAGTCGTGTGCCCTTCATCCGGTCTTTCATGTGTCAGTGCTGAAACCCTTCCACGGTCCTCCGCCAGTGTCAGTGCCATCAGCAGCTGAATTTTCATCTTCTCTGCAGCCGTGCCCAGCCGCCATCATAGTAAGTCGTGTTGTCTCCACTCCGACAGGATCTCGAATTGAACTTCTTATTGATTGGGAAGGAGTTCCTCGCCATGAGACCACGTGGGTAGATATGGTTGAACTTAGCAGGGAGTTCCCAGATGTGGACCTTGAGAACAAGGTCATAGTGGAGATGGGGATAATTGATGCAACCCCAAATCCAAACCAACAAGGCCCAGCTGAAGAGGAACCAattgaagatgaaaaagaagagagtcaTGGGCCAGAGATGTTGGGCCCTAGAAGAAAGAAATGCCCAACTTGGCACCAGGATTATGTGATGTAA
- the LOC140176224 gene encoding uncharacterized mitochondrial protein AtMg00860-like: MNRIFQPYLRKFIAIFFDDILIYSRTWADHLENLKTTLAVLRTHDLYAKASKCSFGQNQVDYLGHVVCSMGIKVDPSKIEAIQAWPKPTSLKQLRGFLGLTGYYRKFVLGYAQLAHPLTELLKKNCFHWGAEADMTFDKLKTAMTHTPVLSLPNFSQRFTVETDTSNTGIGAVLSQNKHLLAYFSKKLNPKLAMSSAYI; the protein is encoded by the coding sequence ATGAATCGGATTTTTCAACCTTACCTACGAAAATTCATAGCTATTTTCTTTGATGACATTCTCATCTACAGCCGTACATGGGCGGATCATTTAGAGAATCTCAAAACTACTCTTGCTGTCCTACGTACTCATGATCTATATGCTAAAGCTTCTAAATGTTCTTTTGGTCAAAATCAGGTTGATTATTTGGGACATGTTGTGTGCTCTATGGGAATTAAGGTTGACCCTTCTAAAATTGAGGCAATACAAGCTTGGCCGAAGCCAACTTCCCTTAAGCAATTGAGGGGTTTCCTTGGGTTAACAGGCTATTATCGAAAATTTGTTTTGGGTTATGCTCAACTGGCTCATCCACTCACTGAATTGCTAAAGAAAAACTGTTTTCATTGGGGTGCTGAAGCAGACATGACATTTGACAAATTGAAGACAGCCATGACTCACACACCTGTGCTATCCCTTCCGAATTTTTCTCAGAGGTTTACCGTCGAGACCGATACATCTAACACTGGGATAGGTGCTGTCCTGTCCCAGAATAAGCACCTTTTAGCCTACTTTAGCAAGAAACTAAATCCAAAGTTGGCTATGTCTTCTGCCTATATTTGA